GTTCAGACCGCAATAGAGCGCGGTCGCCTGCAGCGGCTGCGCCAGGACGTCAAAACCCGGGAAGGAACCGATATCAAAATGGCTTTCCCCACCGCCGGTGGTGACCGCCCACATCAGGCTTTTTCCTTTTAGCGCATTGCCGTTGTGGCCGTACGCCCAGCCGTGGGAGAAGACTTTATCAATCCACAGCTTCAGGAGCGGAGGCGTGCTGTACCACTGCATCGGATGCTGCCAGATAATCAGATCGGCACGGGAAAGTGCCTCCTGTTCGGCGGCGATATCGATATTAAAATCGGGATAGAGTTGATAGAGGGAACGTATCTCTACGTTATCAAGCGTCCTTACCTGCTCAAGCATCCGCTTATTCGCATGCGAGTGCTGCGGATAAGGATGGGCATAAATTATCAGAATCATTGATTAGCCTGTTGTTACTGCTTTCTTTTAACAAAAGAGTGTAGTCAGTAATTCAACAGGCTAATAGTGAATATTATTGACGGGCTTACGTCAGAATTCTGAATTAGTTATCCAGCTCGCCCATGGATTTCACCTGGTCACGGTTGATCTGCTCGGTTTGACCGGTTTCGGCGTTTTTGTACGACACCAGACCGGTATCGTCATCCACCTGAGGTTTGCCGTCGGTGACAATGGTTTTGCCATCGGTGGTTTTTACGGCCTGATTAGACGAACAGCCCACAACGGTAAACATTGTCGTGGCAGCCAGAACGGAAGCGATCAGTAATTTATTTTGCATGGTGTTTTCCCCTGCTCTCAGTTGAATTTCGTTATCGACCTAACCATTTTAGGCTAACTGACTGAAAGCGGATGAAAAACCAGAAGGTTCTGAAGATGGGAGAATGCCCGGCAGCCGAACGGCACCGGGCATTTTTACTTATTTGCTAATCTGCGCGTGCATTTCCTGCACTGAAATCACCTTCTCGGTGGCATCCGCGTTCAGCGCCATGGCCGTTGCGAAACCGCCGTTCAGGGTGGTGTCGTAGTGCACTTTGTACTGCAGCGCGCTGCGACGAATCAGCTTGGAGTCTTCAATCGCCTGGCGGCCTGCGGTGGTGTTGATGATGTAGGTGTATTCGCCATTCTTGATACGGTCCTGAATGTGCGGACGACCTTCATGCACCTTGTTCACCAGACGCGGGTTGATGCCGGCTTCGCCCAGCACAATCGCGGTACCGTGGGTCGCGTCCAGCTCGAAGCCCTGTTTCAGCAGCTTGGCGGCCAGGTCAACCACGCGCTCTTTGTCGCCTTCGCGAACGGAGAGCAGCGCACGGCCTGATTTTCTCATGGTGGAGCTACTGCCCAGCTGCGCCTTCGCGAACGCTTCTGCGAAGGTGCGGCCCACGCCCATCACTTCCCCGGTAGAGCGCATTTCTGGCCCTAACAGCGGGTCAACGCCCGGGAATTTGTTGAACGGCAGCACCACTTCTTTCACCGAGTAGTACGGTGGAATGATCTCTTTGGTCACGCCCTGCTGCGCCAGCGTCTGGCCCGCCATCACGCGCGCCGCCACTTTCGCCAGCGGTACGCCGGTGGCTTTGGAGACGAACGGTACGGTACGTGCCGCACGCGGGTTGACTTCAATCAGGTAGACTTCGTTGTCTTTCACCGCAAACTGGACGTTCATCAGACCGCGAACCTGCAGCTCGAAGGCCAGCTTCTGCACCTGCTGGCGCATCACGTCCTGAATCTCCTGGCTCAGCGTGTAGGCTGGCAGAGAACAGGCGGAGTCGCCGGAGTGCACGCCCGCCTGCTCGATGTGCTCCATGATGCCGCCAATCAGCACCATTTCGCCGTCGCAGATGGCGTCAACGTCCACTTCTACCGCGTCGTCGAGGAAGCGGTCGAGCAGCACAGGCGCATCGTTGGAGACGCTCACCGCGGTCTGGAAGTAGCGACGCAGGTCGGCTTCGTCATACACGATTTCCATCGCGCGGCCGCCCAGCACGTAGGAAGGACGCACCACCAGCGGGTAGCCAATCTCTTTCGCCTTCTCAACGGCCATTTCAATGGCGGTGACGGTGGCGTTCGCCGGCTGTTTCAGCTTCAGACGGTCAACCGCCTGCTGGAAACGCTCGCGGTCTTCCGCACGGTCAATCGCGTCCGGGCTGGTGCCGATAACCGGCACGCCTGCTGCTTCCAGCGCGCGCGCCAGCTTCAGCGGGGTCTGGCCGCCGTACTGCACGATAACGCCTTTTGGCTTCTCGATGCGCACGATTTCCAGCACGTCTTCCAGGGTAACCGGCTCGAAGTAGAGGCGATCAGAGGTGTCGTAGTCGGTAGAGACGGTTTCCGGGTTACAGTTGACCATGATGGTCTCGTAACCGTCTTCGCGCAGCGCCAGCGAGGCGTGTACGCAGCAGTAGTCGAACTCGATGCCCTGGCCGATACGGTTTGGACCGCCGCCCAGCACCATAATCTTGTCGCGGTCGACGGACGGGTTCGCTTCGCACTCGTCTTCATAGGTGGAGTACATGTAGGCGGTGTCGGTCGAGAATTCAGCCGCACAGGTGTCCACGCGCTTGTAGACCGGGTGCAGGTCGTACTGGTCGCGCAGCTTGCGGATTTCCGCTTCACGCACGCCCGCCAGCTTAGCCAGACGCGCATCGGCGAAGCCTTTGCGCTTCAGCACGCGCAGGAAGTCAGCGTCCAGGCCGTTGATGCCCAGCTCCGCTACCTGCTCTTCCAGACGCACCAGCTCTTCAATCTGCACCAGGAACCAGCGATCGATGTTGGTCAGGTTGAACACGCCGTCGACGGACAGGCCCGCACGGAAGGCATCGGCGATATACCAGATACGCTCTGCGCCCGCGTCTTTCAGCTCGCGGCGGATTTTGGTCAGCGCTTCCGGGTCGTCCAGGCTCACTTTCGGGTCAAAACCGGTCGCGCCCACTTCGAGGCCGCGCAGCGCTTTCTGCAGGGATTCCTGCTGCGTGCGGCCAATCGCCATCACTTCACCGACAGATTTCATCTGGGTGGTCAGACGGTCGTTCGCGCCTGCGAATTTCTCGAAGTTGAAGCGTGGAATTTTGGTCACAACGTAGTCGATGGACGGCTCGAAGGACGCTGGGGTGCGGCCACCGGTGATGTCGTTCATCAGCTCGTCGAGGGTGTACCCCACCGCCAGCTTCGCCGCCACTTTCGCAATCGGGAAGCCGGTCGCTTTAGAAGCCAGCGCGGAGGAACGGGACACGCGCGGGTTCATTTCGATAACAATCAGACGGCCAGTTTTCGGGTTCACCGAGAACTGCACATTAGAACCGCCGGTTTCCACGCCGATTTCACGCAGTACCGCCATCGAGGCGTTACGCATGATTTGATACTCTTTGTCGGTCAGGGTCTGGGCTGGCGCAACGGTGATGGAGTCGCCGGTGTGGATACCCATCGCATCGAAGTTTTCGATGGAGCAGACGATGATGCAGTTGTCGTTTTTATCACGCACCACTTCCATCTCGTACTCTTTCCAGCCAATCAGCGATTCATCAATCAGCAGCTCTTTGGTTGGAGAGAGATCCAGACCGCGTTCGCAAATCTCTTCGAACTCTTCGCGGTTGTAGGCGATGCCGCCGCCGGTGCCGCCCATGGTGAACGATGGACGGATGATGCACGGATAGCCCACGTCAGCCGCGACGGCCAGCGCTTCTTCCATGTTGTGTGCGATACCGGAACGCGCGGTGTCGAGGCCGATTTTCTTCATCGCCACGTCGAAGCGGCGACGGTCTTCTGCTTTATCAATCGCGTCGGCGGTCGCACCAATCATGGTCACGCCGAACTCTTCCAGCACGCCCTGACGCTCCAGCTCCAGCGCACAGTTCAGCGCCGTCTGGCCGCCCATGGTTGGCAGCACCGCGTCCGGACGCTCTTTCTCGATGATTTTACGCACCACTTCCCAGTGAATCGGCTCGATGTAGGTTGCATCAGCCATTTCCGGGTCGGTCATGATGGTTGCCGGGTTAGAGTTTACCAGGATTACGCGGTAACCCTCTTCACGCAGGGCTTTACACGCCTGCGCGCCGGAGTAGTCGAATTCGCAGGCCTGGCCGATGACGATCGGGCCAGCGCCAAGGATCAGGATGCTTTTTATGTCTGTACGTTTTGGCATTGTCTTCTCGGCTCCTGATTATTTAGCGGTCTTACGGTATTGCTCGATAAGTTCGATGAAGTGATCGAACAGCGGCGCGGCGTCGTGTGGGCCCGGGCTGGCTTCCGGGTGACCCTGGAAGCTGAATGCTGGCTTATCGGTGCGATGAATCCCCTGCAGGGTGCCATCAAACAGCGACTTATGGGTCACGCGCAGGTTAGCCGGCATCGAGGCTTCATCGACGGCAAAGCCGTGGTTCTGCGCGGTGATCATCACCGTGTTGTTATCGATGTCTTTCACCGGGTGGTTACCACCGTGGTGGCCGAACTTCATCTTAACGGTGTTCGCACCGCTCGCCAGCGCCAGCAGCTGATGGCCGAGGCAGATGCCGAATACCGGGATGTCGGTTTCCAGGAAGGACTTGATGGCGGCGATGGCGTAATCGCACGGCGCCGGGTCGCCAGGGCCGTTGGACAGGAAAATACCGTCCGGATTCATCTTCAGCACGTCTTCGGCAGACGTTTGTGCCGGAACCACCGTCAGGCGGCAGCCGCGGTCAACCAGCATGCGCAGGATGTTGCGCTTGGCGCCGAAATCGTAGGCCACCACGTGGAACGGCAGCTCGCTCTCTTTTTTCGCTTCAGGCAGGTCGCCTTCCAGCGTCCAGCTACCCTGAGTCCAGCTGTAGGCTTCAGCGGTCGTCACTTCTTTCGCCAGGTCCATGCCGTTCAGGCCCGGGAAGGCTTTCGCTTTTTCCAGCGCCAGCGTCGCATCGAGGCTATCACCCGCGATGATGCAGCCGTTCTGTGCACCCTTCTCGCGCAGCAGACGCGTTAACTTACGGGTATCGATATCGGCAATCGCCACGATGTTATGGCGCTTCAGGTAAGAAGAGAGGTCTTCGGTATTGCGGAAGTTGCTGGCAATCAGCGGCAGGTCGCGGATGACCAGGCCTTGCGCATGTACCTGAGAAGATTCTTCGTCAGCCGCATTGGTGCCGACATTGCCGATATGAGGATAAGTAAGAGTAACGATTTGGCGAGAATAGGAAGGATCAGTGAGGATTTCTTGATAACCGGTCATTGAAGTATTGAAAACGACTTCCCCAACCGCCGAACCCGTTGCCCCTATGGCCCGACCGATAAACTGGGTTCCGTCTTCCAGAACCAATAGCGCTGACTTAATCAAAACACCCTCCAGAGAATATTCACTCACTTTATTTGCATATTAATTCATAGCATGTCATGGATCAATGCAAATGTGTTGCCAGCGGATTTTTGGCAAACGGCGGCATTCTGGGGATTTGGTGGGTAAAAGTCAACTTAAAACGGATATTTTGTTTACTCTTTTGCAAGCCTGGCGAGTGGATTGCGGCTTAAGCGACAAAAAGATCAGGTAAATCACTGCGGAAAACGCTTGCGTGCCAGGTTTAATGAAAAATGAGCTAGCGCAGCACTATAAAGTGGACCAGATGGTCAAAATTTACATTTCAGTAACGTTAAAACACCACAAGAGATAGATATTCAGAGGGTTAAGCAAAAATAATCCATGAAACAGATAAAATAAAAGGGCAATAAAATATTGCCCTATGCAATCAAACAATTACGACTGCAATAACCACATCACGATGGGTAATAATGCTTACAAATTGTTGAGATCGAGCACATCTCGCATATCAAAAAGGCCATCTTTCTTGTTTTTAAGCCACAAGGCGGAACGTACGGCGCCGTTGGCGAACGTCATTCGGCTGGAGGCTTTATGCGTAATTTCGACGCGTTCGCCAATATCGGCGAACATCGCCGTGTGTTCGCCGACGATGTCACCCGCTCGCACGGTTGCGAAGCCAATGGTGCCAGGAACGCGTTCGCCGGTGTAACCTTCACGGGTATAGACCGCGCAGTCTTTTAAATCTTTATCAAGTGCATGAGCAATCGCTTCGCCCATCGCCAGCGCCGTACCCGATGGCGCATCAACTTTGTAACGGTGGTGAGCTTCTACGATCTCGATATCGGTATAGTTGCCCATCACCTTCGCGGCCTTCTCCAGCAGCTTCAGCATGACGTTAACGCCCACGCTGAAGTTTGCCGCGAAGACAATCGCAATCTCATTTGATGCATCCTGGATAGCCTGCTTGCCCGCATCGTCAAAACCGGTGGTACCGATCACCATCCCCTTGCCGTGCTGACGACAAAACGCCAGATGCGTGAGCGTCCCTTCCGGGCGGGTAAAATCGATGAATACATCGAAGTCCTCTTTTACCGCCTCCAGGCTGCTTTGCACGGTAACGCCCGTGTGGCCTGCGCCCGCCAGCTCACCGGCATCGGTTCCCAGAAGCGACGAACCTTCACGCTCCAGTGCCGCGCCAAGCGCGACGCCATCCATCTGAAGTGCCGCCTGAATAAGCTGACGGCCCATACGTCCACCCGCGCCCGCAATGGCGACACGGATCTGTGCATCATGCATAGTTATTCTCTTACGTTAAAATGATGTAAACCGTTTTCAGATTAACCAGCCTTGAGAAGCACTGCCAACTGA
This region of Enterobacter asburiae genomic DNA includes:
- the kefF gene encoding glutathione-regulated potassium-efflux system oxidoreductase KefF; translation: MILIIYAHPYPQHSHANKRMLEQVRTLDNVEIRSLYQLYPDFNIDIAAEQEALSRADLIIWQHPMQWYSTPPLLKLWIDKVFSHGWAYGHNGNALKGKSLMWAVTTGGGESHFDIGSFPGFDVLAQPLQATALYCGLNWLPPFAMHCTFVCDDETLQAQARHYKQRLLEWQETHHG
- a CDS encoding YgdI/YgdR family lipoprotein; translation: MQNKLLIASVLAATTMFTVVGCSSNQAVKTTDGKTIVTDGKPQVDDDTGLVSYKNAETGQTEQINRDQVKSMGELDN
- the carB gene encoding carbamoyl-phosphate synthase large subunit; this encodes MPKRTDIKSILILGAGPIVIGQACEFDYSGAQACKALREEGYRVILVNSNPATIMTDPEMADATYIEPIHWEVVRKIIEKERPDAVLPTMGGQTALNCALELERQGVLEEFGVTMIGATADAIDKAEDRRRFDVAMKKIGLDTARSGIAHNMEEALAVAADVGYPCIIRPSFTMGGTGGGIAYNREEFEEICERGLDLSPTKELLIDESLIGWKEYEMEVVRDKNDNCIIVCSIENFDAMGIHTGDSITVAPAQTLTDKEYQIMRNASMAVLREIGVETGGSNVQFSVNPKTGRLIVIEMNPRVSRSSALASKATGFPIAKVAAKLAVGYTLDELMNDITGGRTPASFEPSIDYVVTKIPRFNFEKFAGANDRLTTQMKSVGEVMAIGRTQQESLQKALRGLEVGATGFDPKVSLDDPEALTKIRRELKDAGAERIWYIADAFRAGLSVDGVFNLTNIDRWFLVQIEELVRLEEQVAELGINGLDADFLRVLKRKGFADARLAKLAGVREAEIRKLRDQYDLHPVYKRVDTCAAEFSTDTAYMYSTYEDECEANPSVDRDKIMVLGGGPNRIGQGIEFDYCCVHASLALREDGYETIMVNCNPETVSTDYDTSDRLYFEPVTLEDVLEIVRIEKPKGVIVQYGGQTPLKLARALEAAGVPVIGTSPDAIDRAEDRERFQQAVDRLKLKQPANATVTAIEMAVEKAKEIGYPLVVRPSYVLGGRAMEIVYDEADLRRYFQTAVSVSNDAPVLLDRFLDDAVEVDVDAICDGEMVLIGGIMEHIEQAGVHSGDSACSLPAYTLSQEIQDVMRQQVQKLAFELQVRGLMNVQFAVKDNEVYLIEVNPRAARTVPFVSKATGVPLAKVAARVMAGQTLAQQGVTKEIIPPYYSVKEVVLPFNKFPGVDPLLGPEMRSTGEVMGVGRTFAEAFAKAQLGSSSTMRKSGRALLSVREGDKERVVDLAAKLLKQGFELDATHGTAIVLGEAGINPRLVNKVHEGRPHIQDRIKNGEYTYIINTTAGRQAIEDSKLIRRSALQYKVHYDTTLNGGFATAMALNADATEKVISVQEMHAQISK
- the carA gene encoding glutamine-hydrolyzing carbamoyl-phosphate synthase small subunit, producing the protein MIKSALLVLEDGTQFIGRAIGATGSAVGEVVFNTSMTGYQEILTDPSYSRQIVTLTYPHIGNVGTNAADEESSQVHAQGLVIRDLPLIASNFRNTEDLSSYLKRHNIVAIADIDTRKLTRLLREKGAQNGCIIAGDSLDATLALEKAKAFPGLNGMDLAKEVTTAEAYSWTQGSWTLEGDLPEAKKESELPFHVVAYDFGAKRNILRMLVDRGCRLTVVPAQTSAEDVLKMNPDGIFLSNGPGDPAPCDYAIAAIKSFLETDIPVFGICLGHQLLALASGANTVKMKFGHHGGNHPVKDIDNNTVMITAQNHGFAVDEASMPANLRVTHKSLFDGTLQGIHRTDKPAFSFQGHPEASPGPHDAAPLFDHFIELIEQYRKTAK
- the dapB gene encoding 4-hydroxy-tetrahydrodipicolinate reductase, whose protein sequence is MHDAQIRVAIAGAGGRMGRQLIQAALQMDGVALGAALEREGSSLLGTDAGELAGAGHTGVTVQSSLEAVKEDFDVFIDFTRPEGTLTHLAFCRQHGKGMVIGTTGFDDAGKQAIQDASNEIAIVFAANFSVGVNVMLKLLEKAAKVMGNYTDIEIVEAHHRYKVDAPSGTALAMGEAIAHALDKDLKDCAVYTREGYTGERVPGTIGFATVRAGDIVGEHTAMFADIGERVEITHKASSRMTFANGAVRSALWLKNKKDGLFDMRDVLDLNNL